A genomic stretch from Kribbella amoyensis includes:
- a CDS encoding glycosyl hydrolase family 28-related protein has translation MPARRLLAGILAALLLTGILNSPTAIAATMYPSGVGADLGPTPTTLGVQPAAGPDPAGLRTGTEQGRTYWRTNQAAGTEYISFDVDRDYVDELSTDDVLVSVTYLDSGTGTLQLLYDAAADPQASADDVPLTGSGRWRTGTFSLDGIEFADRLGGADLRLSGTEDITIAGLRISTAGASVQFGANPVQAGITVRAGDRPENLVTGVQDGRPYWQTDRTAPAPGTNFFYANVSDTYLYDNRGLVLVSVDYFDAGNGQFGLHYDSPGETIPERFKNSELVSYGDSRTWKTHTFALPDAVMTNRSNGSDFRIHIGNGAVDLKVAAVRVAKVAGTLDVTEGLVELIDEATRAQKSAREGTRDGQYPTGSRAVLLTAIDEARAVATTPGVTDVQVTAALGNLQAKLDAFNASIVDTNFAPTGTATAADGSGATNVNDSNHTTAWSSESANTWLQVDLGRQRPVNDVRVEWAQSSSPDYTVQLSNDGRNFTTVGRTGSPGANQFSKTRFATTKTRYVRVVMTGAQGYSVKELQLRESPVVVPQPKLVPTVNPTEDGVVADFDATRYGADRTGRTDSTKAIQNAIYACQDAGGGTVWLPAGRYLVKDTVEVHAFCTLRGDRRDPDAAGPGDYGTVVIADLASGDDGPSLFRIGGSAGVIGVTTWYPRQSATSPVPYNYTFEIPGGAWIGNENYMMATVQDVTLLNSYRGIGISTMPNDRGNAPSSGQVHESSTLRNIRGTALSEGARAYNGADVGTWENVAFNNSYWAQAPAKYQPPARSALDTWTRAHGTGLVLGDLEWDQFHRISLADYKVGIHVVAGQRAQFTGSFLEPDIRRTGTGVLVDVIDDRWGMTLAGGHVQGSEYAVRNNARGYVKITGTQTMGAVTGIVHRMSGTAPTYTQRSLPAPARKSLTLVDAPHGVGYLPTADATAAIQRALDKAGRDGGGIVYLPAGWYRIARHLSVPAKVELRGASAVPNRDQGGASGGTVLHAFEGRGTNAPDTATALVTLNGANSGIRGLRVFYPEQNPGKAEGVVPYPYAIRGNGARTYVVNAGFPNAWNGIDLTTYRNDGFVVRKVAGAFFDHAISVGRGTGGRIEGVLSNGNAVTRIGYQQPYWMNEGSIFELVIDKYMRKIAKIVTVYGATGLTLFNVFAYGFHDGLVVHDGEVDAFNLGTDNLGTDGYTVRVTTGDVEATNLARYNGATSTGPVTLRNVMVINVVQRRIAAEADGDGTVRLDGNESEPGTYEVGTQVTATATPGSDSVFRNWTIDGQVVSADPGYTFTVTTDQVLTAHFTAREERNG, from the coding sequence ATGCCCGCCCGACGTCTGCTCGCGGGGATCCTCGCCGCGCTGCTGCTGACCGGAATCCTCAACTCCCCCACCGCGATCGCGGCCACGATGTACCCGAGCGGCGTCGGCGCCGATCTCGGCCCGACTCCGACGACCCTCGGCGTCCAACCAGCCGCGGGCCCCGATCCCGCCGGCCTCCGCACCGGCACCGAGCAGGGCCGCACGTACTGGCGCACGAACCAGGCGGCCGGTACCGAGTACATCTCCTTCGACGTCGACCGTGACTACGTCGACGAGCTCAGCACCGACGACGTCCTGGTCAGCGTCACGTACCTCGACAGCGGCACCGGGACCCTTCAACTGCTGTACGACGCGGCCGCGGATCCGCAGGCGTCCGCCGACGACGTCCCGCTCACCGGGTCCGGCCGGTGGCGTACCGGGACGTTCTCGCTCGACGGCATCGAGTTCGCCGACCGGCTCGGCGGTGCGGACCTGCGGTTGTCGGGCACCGAGGACATCACGATCGCCGGGCTGCGGATCAGTACCGCCGGCGCCTCGGTCCAGTTCGGCGCGAACCCGGTCCAGGCCGGGATCACCGTCCGCGCGGGCGACCGGCCGGAGAACCTCGTCACCGGCGTCCAGGACGGGCGGCCGTACTGGCAGACGGACCGGACCGCGCCGGCGCCCGGGACGAACTTCTTCTACGCGAACGTGTCCGACACCTACCTGTACGACAACCGTGGCCTGGTCCTGGTGAGCGTCGACTACTTCGACGCGGGCAACGGGCAGTTCGGCCTGCACTACGACTCCCCCGGCGAGACCATCCCGGAGCGGTTCAAGAACTCCGAGCTGGTCAGCTACGGCGACAGCCGGACCTGGAAGACGCACACCTTCGCGTTGCCCGACGCGGTGATGACGAACCGGTCGAACGGCTCCGACTTCCGCATCCACATCGGCAACGGTGCGGTCGATCTGAAGGTCGCGGCGGTTCGTGTCGCCAAGGTGGCCGGCACCCTCGACGTCACCGAGGGCCTGGTCGAGCTGATCGACGAGGCCACCCGCGCCCAGAAGTCCGCCCGGGAAGGAACTCGCGACGGGCAGTACCCGACCGGCAGCCGCGCGGTCCTGCTCACCGCGATCGACGAGGCCCGCGCGGTCGCCACCACGCCGGGTGTCACCGACGTCCAGGTCACGGCGGCGCTCGGCAACCTCCAAGCGAAGCTCGACGCCTTCAACGCCTCGATCGTCGACACCAACTTCGCACCGACCGGTACCGCGACCGCCGCGGACGGCAGCGGGGCCACCAACGTCAACGACAGCAACCACACCACAGCCTGGTCCAGCGAGTCCGCGAACACCTGGCTCCAGGTCGACCTCGGCCGGCAGCGGCCGGTGAACGACGTCCGCGTCGAGTGGGCGCAGTCCTCCTCACCGGACTACACCGTCCAGCTCTCGAACGACGGCCGCAACTTCACCACCGTCGGCCGGACCGGGTCACCCGGCGCGAACCAGTTCAGCAAGACCCGCTTCGCCACCACCAAGACCCGGTACGTCCGCGTGGTGATGACCGGTGCCCAGGGCTACAGCGTCAAGGAGCTGCAGCTGCGCGAGTCGCCCGTCGTCGTCCCGCAGCCGAAGCTGGTACCGACCGTCAACCCGACTGAGGACGGCGTCGTCGCCGACTTCGACGCCACCCGGTACGGCGCCGACCGTACTGGCCGCACCGATTCGACGAAGGCGATCCAGAACGCGATCTACGCCTGCCAGGATGCGGGCGGCGGTACGGTCTGGCTGCCGGCCGGGCGGTACCTGGTGAAGGACACCGTCGAGGTGCACGCATTCTGCACGCTGCGTGGTGATCGGCGTGACCCGGACGCGGCCGGCCCGGGTGACTACGGCACGGTCGTGATCGCGGATCTGGCGTCCGGTGACGACGGGCCCAGCCTGTTCCGGATCGGCGGTTCGGCCGGCGTGATCGGCGTGACCACCTGGTACCCGCGGCAGAGTGCGACCAGCCCGGTCCCGTACAACTACACGTTCGAGATCCCCGGTGGCGCCTGGATCGGGAACGAGAACTACATGATGGCGACCGTCCAGGACGTCACCCTGCTCAACTCGTACCGCGGGATCGGGATCAGCACGATGCCGAACGACCGCGGCAACGCCCCCAGCTCGGGCCAGGTGCACGAGTCCAGTACGCTCCGCAACATCCGCGGCACCGCCCTGTCCGAGGGCGCCCGGGCGTACAACGGCGCGGACGTCGGCACCTGGGAGAACGTTGCCTTCAACAACTCGTACTGGGCGCAGGCGCCGGCGAAGTACCAGCCGCCGGCCCGGTCCGCGCTGGACACCTGGACCCGGGCCCACGGGACCGGCCTGGTCCTCGGCGACCTCGAGTGGGACCAGTTCCACCGGATCTCGCTGGCCGACTACAAGGTGGGCATCCACGTCGTCGCGGGTCAGCGGGCCCAGTTCACCGGCAGCTTCCTCGAACCCGATATCCGGCGGACCGGGACCGGCGTCCTGGTCGACGTGATCGACGACCGCTGGGGCATGACGCTGGCCGGTGGTCACGTCCAGGGCAGCGAGTACGCCGTGCGCAACAACGCTCGCGGGTACGTCAAGATCACTGGCACGCAGACGATGGGAGCAGTCACCGGGATCGTGCACCGGATGTCCGGCACCGCGCCGACGTACACCCAGCGCTCACTCCCGGCACCGGCCCGCAAGAGCCTCACCCTTGTGGACGCACCACACGGCGTCGGGTACCTGCCCACCGCCGACGCCACCGCAGCGATCCAGCGGGCCCTGGACAAGGCCGGCCGTGACGGCGGCGGCATCGTCTACCTCCCCGCCGGCTGGTACCGGATCGCCCGCCACCTCAGCGTCCCCGCCAAGGTGGAACTGCGCGGCGCCTCCGCCGTTCCGAACCGCGACCAGGGCGGCGCCAGCGGAGGCACCGTGCTGCACGCCTTCGAGGGCCGCGGCACCAACGCACCCGACACGGCGACCGCACTCGTCACGCTCAACGGTGCCAACTCCGGCATCCGCGGGCTGCGCGTCTTCTACCCCGAGCAGAACCCGGGCAAGGCCGAAGGCGTGGTCCCCTACCCGTACGCGATCCGCGGCAACGGCGCCCGGACGTACGTAGTCAACGCCGGCTTCCCGAACGCTTGGAACGGCATCGACCTCACCACGTATCGCAACGACGGCTTCGTCGTCCGCAAGGTGGCCGGCGCCTTCTTCGACCACGCGATCTCGGTCGGCCGCGGTACCGGGGGCCGGATCGAGGGCGTGCTGTCCAACGGCAACGCGGTGACCCGGATCGGGTACCAGCAGCCGTACTGGATGAACGAGGGCAGCATCTTCGAGCTCGTCATCGACAAGTACATGCGCAAGATCGCCAAGATCGTCACCGTCTACGGCGCGACCGGGCTCACCTTGTTCAACGTGTTCGCGTACGGCTTCCACGACGGGCTGGTCGTGCACGACGGCGAGGTCGACGCGTTCAACCTGGGCACCGACAACCTCGGCACCGACGGGTACACGGTGCGGGTGACCACGGGCGACGTCGAGGCCACCAACCTGGCCCGGTACAACGGCGCGACCAGTACCGGTCCGGTGACACTGCGCAACGTGATGGTGATCAACGTGGTCCAGCGCCGGATCGCGGCCGAGGCGGACGGCGACGGGACCGTGCGGCTGGACGGCAACGAGTCCGAACCGGGGACCTACGAGGTCGGCACGCAGGTCACCGCGACGGCGACGCCAGGATCGGATAGCGTTTTCCGGAACTGGACCATCGACGGGCAGGTCGTGTCGGCCGATCCGGGGTACACGTTCACAGTGACCACGGATCAGGTGCTCACGGCGCATTTCACTGCCCGAGAGGAGCGCAATGGCTGA
- a CDS encoding erythromycin esterase family protein, whose product MASVGAAEVREWLARTAWPLKSLAAGAAADDLQVWKPALAGVRVLGLGESTHGTSEFFQLKHRLIEFLVTELGYTVVAMEASESAAPAVDAYVRHGIGDAATVVSELGFWTWRTEEVVALVEWMRSYNAGRPVAEQVGFAGIDPQQCSASVVAVSTYLRDSAPDRLELFESGLAAQVDAGPGAAPDAQALLVREAEALVGFLKRDGAPADVVRHGLVLARCAAVVCAPKQDKDVARTTFAVRDRLMADAVSELLADPSAKVAVWAHNGHLAASRSTPELRPLGQHLRERHGDEYYALALLCGSGAFRARRMFPGPWPGSMGGPVVSNKLDRGGYNALEGQLAAANPGDHLLDLRVPPEVPEAVRQWLEEPQMFRSFGAYVQRWAYKLQFAPTRLRKEYDGVAYVATSTPSRPLPS is encoded by the coding sequence GTGGCGAGCGTCGGTGCGGCAGAGGTCCGGGAGTGGCTGGCGCGGACGGCGTGGCCGCTGAAGAGTCTGGCCGCGGGAGCGGCGGCCGACGACCTGCAGGTGTGGAAGCCGGCGCTGGCCGGGGTCCGGGTACTGGGGCTGGGTGAGTCCACGCATGGGACCAGTGAGTTCTTCCAGTTGAAGCACCGGCTGATCGAGTTCCTCGTCACCGAGCTCGGGTACACCGTGGTGGCGATGGAGGCGAGCGAATCGGCGGCGCCGGCGGTCGACGCGTACGTCCGGCACGGGATCGGCGATGCGGCCACGGTGGTGAGCGAGCTCGGGTTCTGGACCTGGCGGACCGAGGAGGTCGTCGCTCTGGTCGAGTGGATGCGTTCCTACAACGCTGGGCGGCCGGTGGCGGAGCAGGTCGGGTTCGCGGGGATCGATCCGCAGCAGTGCTCCGCGTCAGTGGTTGCTGTGAGCACCTATCTTCGGGACTCGGCGCCGGATCGGCTGGAACTGTTCGAGTCGGGTCTGGCTGCGCAGGTGGATGCCGGGCCTGGCGCTGCTCCCGATGCGCAGGCGCTGCTCGTCCGGGAGGCTGAGGCGTTGGTGGGCTTCCTCAAGCGTGACGGTGCGCCGGCGGACGTCGTACGGCATGGGCTTGTGTTGGCTCGGTGTGCGGCGGTGGTTTGCGCGCCGAAGCAGGACAAGGATGTGGCGCGGACGACGTTCGCGGTGCGGGACCGGCTGATGGCGGATGCGGTGAGTGAGTTGCTGGCGGACCCGTCGGCGAAGGTGGCGGTGTGGGCGCACAACGGGCATTTGGCGGCGAGCCGTTCGACGCCGGAGTTGCGGCCGCTTGGTCAGCATTTGCGGGAGCGGCACGGGGATGAGTACTACGCGCTGGCGTTGCTGTGCGGGTCGGGTGCGTTCAGGGCTCGGCGGATGTTTCCGGGGCCGTGGCCTGGTTCGATGGGCGGTCCGGTGGTGAGCAACAAGCTCGACCGGGGTGGGTACAACGCCCTGGAGGGTCAGCTGGCGGCCGCGAACCCGGGGGATCACTTGCTGGATCTGCGGGTCCCGCCCGAGGTGCCCGAGGCGGTGCGGCAGTGGTTGGAGGAGCCGCAGATGTTCCGGAGCTTCGGGGCGTACGTGCAGCGGTGGGCGTACAAGCTGCAGTTCGCGCCGACGCGGTTGCGGAAGGAGTACGACGGCGTCGCGTATGTGGCGACCTCGACGCCGTCGCGTCCGTTGCCTTCTTGA
- the sepH gene encoding septation protein SepH — translation MREAKLVGLSQDGTQLILAMAETGEEFAVPVDDRLRAALRGDRARLGQLEIQMESALRPRDIQARIRAGESVEAVAAVAQMPMERVMAFAGPVLAERDHVASLAQRASVRRRGGADAPTRNLGAWVTERLRIRGVDPAAAEWDAWRREDGRWAVRVSYPVPGEDEENKEEKVAMFAYDAPGRYAVPDDDEARWLVGEQPQVIAAPQQTERRLTAVADFDHSLAPDHGADSYEAGFEDTVNLTRVRQAARDASRESFGRDGSGRDGAGRESGARDGYGREAFGREGSGPSGRDASRDAGRDAGRDAGRESGAREFPGRDIAGREVGGREFGREQGGRDFGRESAREGFGRRDDRGPRRVHPVPSPDDEPTLIDVPIEPPPALRPAVRAVERPAQRPPEESAANPFADRPDDTEAATSDDAPDEISARGTDSPDQATVPATDALDHAAARATGTSDRVSARPSRDNTPTRLTEMQRAAQARAAEEAQAEQPAPQLFEADRDTQPAEATSAQGQARPTAQSNGKPVDPRHPELHTTGPRPADPRHPELNGDEEASAPTPINGQTARATTAASDTDATGTARTDAARADTARTDAARTGTARADTAQSDTADAGTRSAGSTTAATGTDFASPGDPVTARPSDPRRDPSRPVPRDPRADKRPQPTTGTPGQSADPTPRPAAPAARNSDQPQPVGARQATEAPAQSAAAAPAAEADQPQAEPPKKKPARRNSKRASVPSWDEIMFGKKAD, via the coding sequence ATGCGCGAGGCGAAACTCGTCGGTCTGAGCCAGGATGGCACCCAGCTCATCCTGGCGATGGCGGAGACGGGTGAGGAGTTCGCCGTCCCGGTCGACGACCGGTTGCGTGCGGCCCTGCGCGGCGACCGTGCCCGACTCGGCCAGCTGGAGATTCAAATGGAGAGCGCGCTGCGCCCACGAGACATCCAAGCTCGCATCCGCGCGGGCGAAAGTGTCGAAGCGGTGGCCGCGGTCGCCCAGATGCCGATGGAACGCGTGATGGCGTTCGCCGGCCCCGTCCTCGCCGAGCGCGACCACGTCGCCAGCCTCGCCCAGCGCGCCTCCGTCCGGCGCCGCGGTGGCGCCGACGCCCCGACCCGCAACCTCGGTGCCTGGGTCACCGAGCGGCTGCGGATCCGCGGCGTCGACCCGGCCGCCGCCGAGTGGGACGCCTGGCGTCGCGAGGACGGCCGCTGGGCCGTCCGCGTCTCCTACCCCGTCCCCGGCGAGGACGAGGAGAACAAGGAAGAGAAGGTCGCCATGTTCGCGTACGACGCCCCCGGGCGGTACGCGGTCCCCGACGACGACGAAGCCCGCTGGCTGGTCGGCGAACAGCCCCAGGTCATCGCCGCCCCGCAGCAGACCGAACGCCGCCTCACCGCCGTCGCCGACTTCGACCACAGCCTCGCCCCCGACCACGGCGCCGACAGCTACGAGGCCGGCTTCGAGGACACGGTCAACCTCACCCGGGTCCGCCAAGCCGCCCGCGACGCCTCCCGCGAGTCCTTCGGCCGTGACGGGTCCGGACGTGACGGAGCCGGTCGTGAGTCCGGTGCTCGTGACGGGTATGGCCGGGAAGCCTTCGGACGTGAGGGTTCCGGGCCGAGCGGCCGGGATGCCAGCCGGGATGCCGGCCGTGACGCTGGTCGTGACGCTGGTCGTGAGAGCGGCGCCCGCGAGTTCCCCGGCCGGGACATCGCCGGACGTGAGGTCGGCGGCCGGGAGTTCGGCCGCGAGCAGGGTGGTCGTGACTTCGGCCGCGAGTCCGCCCGCGAAGGCTTCGGTCGCCGCGACGACCGCGGTCCCCGCCGAGTCCACCCGGTCCCGAGCCCCGACGACGAACCGACCCTCATCGACGTCCCGATCGAACCCCCGCCCGCCCTGCGCCCAGCAGTTCGCGCAGTAGAGCGCCCAGCCCAGCGCCCGCCGGAAGAGTCCGCCGCCAACCCGTTCGCCGACCGCCCCGACGACACCGAAGCGGCCACCTCCGACGACGCTCCGGATGAGATCAGCGCGCGCGGAACTGACTCGCCGGACCAGGCGACCGTTCCGGCCACCGACGCTCTGGATCACGCTGCAGCGCGCGCGACCGGCACGTCGGACCGCGTCAGCGCACGCCCATCCAGGGACAACACCCCCACGCGCCTCACCGAGATGCAGCGCGCCGCCCAAGCCCGCGCAGCCGAAGAAGCGCAAGCGGAGCAGCCAGCGCCGCAACTGTTCGAAGCTGACCGGGACACGCAGCCGGCCGAGGCGACTTCGGCACAGGGCCAAGCGCGCCCGACTGCTCAGAGCAACGGCAAGCCCGTCGACCCGCGCCACCCCGAACTCCACACCACCGGCCCCCGCCCAGCCGACCCTCGCCACCCCGAGCTCAACGGCGACGAAGAGGCCTCGGCGCCCACCCCCATCAACGGCCAGACCGCACGAGCAACCACAGCCGCCAGCGACACCGACGCCACCGGCACCGCACGCACCGACGCCGCACGCGCCGACACTGCACGCACCGACGCCGCACGGACTGGCACCGCACGCGCCGACACTGCACAGTCGGACACCGCGGACGCCGGGACACGGTCGGCCGGGTCGACCACCGCAGCTACGGGTACGGACTTCGCGAGCCCAGGCGACCCGGTAACCGCACGCCCGTCCGACCCACGCCGCGACCCCTCGCGCCCGGTCCCCCGCGATCCCCGCGCAGACAAGCGGCCCCAGCCCACCACGGGTACACCGGGCCAATCCGCCGACCCGACGCCCCGCCCCGCGGCTCCCGCAGCACGCAACAGCGACCAGCCCCAACCAGTCGGCGCCCGCCAAGCCACCGAGGCTCCCGCGCAGTCTGCGGCCGCAGCACCCGCAGCCGAAGCCGACCAGCCGCAGGCCGAACCCCCCAAGAAGAAGCCGGCCCGCCGCAACTCCAAGCGAGCCAGCGTCCCCAGCTGGGACGAGATCATGTTCGGCAAGAAGGCCGACTGA